A window from Candidatus Abyssobacteria bacterium SURF_5 encodes these proteins:
- a CDS encoding sulfite exporter TauE/SafE family protein: MTEVVLGAFSALWLGILTSISPCPLATNIAAMSYIGRRVGSPRHVFASGILYTLGRAFTYLFLGALLVKSLLSAPQISFFLQSNMNKILGPVLILVGLFLLGVFRFSLPGIGLSDSFKRRIERMGVGGAALLGIIFALSFCPVSAALFFGSLIPLAVSAGSTALLPSVYGIGTALPVALFAILIASGVHSVGKVFNRITAFELWARRITALLFIAIGLYFCTVYIFHLSFS; this comes from the coding sequence AAGCCCCTGCCCGCTCGCCACTAACATCGCCGCAATGTCCTATATCGGCAGGCGCGTCGGCAGCCCCCGCCACGTGTTCGCAAGCGGCATCCTCTATACATTGGGAAGGGCATTCACATACCTGTTCCTGGGCGCCCTTCTGGTAAAGAGCCTGCTTTCCGCGCCTCAGATATCGTTCTTTTTGCAGTCGAACATGAACAAGATTCTCGGACCTGTCCTGATTCTGGTCGGATTATTCCTTTTGGGCGTCTTCCGCTTCTCGCTTCCCGGCATCGGCCTGAGCGATTCATTCAAACGCCGAATAGAGAGAATGGGCGTCGGCGGCGCGGCTTTATTGGGGATCATTTTCGCGCTCTCGTTCTGTCCGGTATCCGCGGCGCTGTTCTTCGGAAGCCTGATCCCGCTCGCCGTCAGCGCCGGATCGACCGCTTTGTTGCCGTCGGTCTATGGCATCGGCACGGCTCTGCCCGTCGCTCTGTTCGCCATCCTCATAGCGTCCGGTGTGCATTCGGTCGGAAAAGTGTTCAACCGAATCACCGCCTTCGAGCTGTGGGCACGCCGCATAACCGCTTTACTCTTCATTGCGATTGGGCTGTATTTCTGCACAGTCTATATCTTCCATCTTTCTTTTTCATAA
- a CDS encoding ArsR family transcriptional regulator: protein MESREAELFKALGVESRIKIINALRERGPLGVNQLAKELGITPAAVSQHLKVLKLTGLVRSERKGYSIPYDIDHDALEHCQEVLSKVCACGCRGKARARKGPRKAAHDSLTLLRKYEQELRRELEAVLSRIHEIERKA from the coding sequence ATGGAAAGTAGAGAAGCTGAACTGTTCAAAGCGCTTGGGGTTGAATCGCGCATCAAGATCATAAATGCCCTGAGAGAAAGGGGGCCCCTGGGCGTGAACCAACTGGCAAAAGAGCTGGGTATTACTCCCGCCGCTGTTTCTCAACACTTGAAGGTGCTCAAGCTGACAGGACTGGTGCGGAGCGAGCGAAAAGGATATTCAATTCCGTATGATATTGACCACGATGCTCTCGAACATTGCCAGGAAGTCCTTTCAAAGGTGTGCGCCTGTGGATGCCGGGGAAAGGCGCGTGCTCGCAAGGGGCCGCGGAAGGCGGCTCATGATAGCTTAACGCTTCTCAGGAAGTATGAACAAGAACTCCGGAGGGAACTCGAAGCCGTCCTTTCCCGAATTCACGAGATCGAGCGGAAGGCGTAA